The proteins below come from a single Verrucomicrobiota bacterium genomic window:
- a CDS encoding SDR family oxidoreductase: MDTERSHRLFSLDGKVAALTGGGGVLCGAIAGGYAAAGATVYLLDISDEPTSAQAKRLAAETGGTVRALHCNVLERGSVEQVRDAILGEAGRLDVLVNGAGGNHPDATTKTDEGFTFADLSEAAFRRVFDLNFMGTVLCSQVFGRTMADRQSGCIINISSMSGITPLTRIPAYSAAKAAVVNFTQWLAVDLAQNFSTKIRVNAIAPGFFHTQQNHFLLYKKTDGGEALSKRGEAIVAATPLATFGTPDDLVGAAVWLASDAARFVTGAVIAIDGGFSAYAGV, from the coding sequence ATGGATACTGAGCGATCCCACAGACTCTTTTCCCTCGACGGCAAGGTGGCCGCTCTGACGGGAGGAGGCGGCGTGCTTTGCGGCGCGATCGCCGGCGGCTACGCGGCGGCCGGCGCGACCGTCTACCTGCTCGACATCAGCGACGAGCCGACGAGCGCCCAGGCCAAACGCCTCGCGGCCGAGACCGGCGGCACCGTCAGGGCCCTGCACTGTAACGTGCTCGAGCGCGGGAGCGTCGAGCAGGTGCGCGACGCCATCCTCGGCGAGGCGGGCCGGCTCGATGTCCTTGTTAACGGCGCTGGCGGCAACCATCCCGATGCGACGACGAAGACCGACGAAGGCTTCACATTTGCCGACCTGTCCGAGGCGGCGTTCCGCCGCGTCTTCGATCTCAACTTCATGGGCACCGTGCTGTGCAGCCAGGTGTTTGGCCGCACCATGGCCGACCGGCAGAGCGGCTGCATTATCAACATCTCGTCGATGAGCGGCATCACGCCGCTGACGCGAATCCCTGCGTACTCGGCGGCCAAGGCCGCGGTCGTCAACTTCACCCAGTGGCTCGCCGTGGACCTCGCGCAGAACTTCTCGACGAAGATCCGCGTCAACGCAATCGCCCCGGGCTTCTTCCACACGCAGCAGAATCATTTTCTGCTCTACAAGAAGACGGACGGTGGCGAGGCGCTCTCCAAGCGCGGCGAGGCGATCGTCGCCGCCACGCCGCTGGCCACGTTCGGCACGCCCGATGACCTCGTAGGCGCCGCCGTCTGGCTCGCGTCCGACGCGGCGCGGTTCGTCACCGGCGCGGTGATCGCCATTGACGGCGGCTTCAGCGCTTACGCGGGCGTATGA
- the flgK gene encoding flagellar hook-associated protein FlgK, with translation MASLFSSLNTGRLGLLAQQYTMNVLGNNVANVSTEGYTRRRVVLAPTTPTQVGQFVFGTGVKVEDIQRVRDTFLDIYLRNELGTFGELGRSNAAYKQIEVVFNELTGDGRSLSGMMAEFWNAWHELSTEPENTAMRQTVVSNGGSLAGTFRYVNDRLNGLRADLNTTIRTTVSGINDLAVEIQTLNNKIVEMENTPHEAHDLRDQRDLLLDQLSQLAGVTVRDLGGGEMAVFVNGNLLVSAGTVRTLETVVNADGLYDVCWADTGENVSLSSGELEGLLDARDTTIPAYVARLDALAAQIIKEVNRLHSQGNGLDRYTTATTGNAVDDADAALSAAAGLVFEDQIQTGSFWLAVYDANGALLDEQEISITAGASTLSTVAAEVNADFLAGGTLQTSVSNGQLTIELGAGAPAGASFSFVKSDGTGDTSNALMALGLNTFFAGEDSQTISIATEIEANPNLVATADSTAPGNNTIATAIANLRNQAFTIGTDASACTFGEYYEMTMSTLAVESSREGSLLTNQENVVNAFKQQREAYSGVNLDEELAHLIAVEHAYTASARYISTIDQMLDTLLSIA, from the coding sequence ATGGCCTCCCTCTTCAGCAGCCTGAACACTGGACGGCTCGGGTTGCTTGCCCAGCAGTACACGATGAATGTGCTGGGCAACAACGTCGCCAACGTCAGCACAGAAGGCTACACGCGGCGCCGCGTCGTGCTTGCCCCAACGACGCCGACCCAGGTCGGCCAGTTCGTTTTCGGCACGGGTGTCAAGGTTGAGGACATTCAACGCGTACGCGACACCTTCCTTGACATCTATCTGCGCAACGAGCTTGGGACGTTTGGTGAGCTTGGCCGCTCGAACGCGGCCTACAAGCAGATCGAGGTGGTCTTCAACGAACTCACCGGCGATGGCCGCAGCCTGAGCGGCATGATGGCCGAGTTTTGGAACGCGTGGCACGAGCTATCGACCGAACCCGAAAACACCGCGATGCGCCAGACCGTCGTGAGCAACGGGGGCTCACTCGCGGGCACCTTCCGCTATGTCAACGACCGGCTCAACGGGCTGCGTGCCGACCTCAACACGACGATCCGCACAACCGTCAGCGGCATCAACGATCTGGCCGTCGAGATCCAAACGCTCAACAACAAGATCGTTGAAATGGAGAACACGCCACATGAAGCGCACGATCTGCGTGACCAACGCGACCTCTTGCTCGACCAACTGAGCCAGCTCGCCGGAGTCACCGTGCGCGACCTCGGCGGCGGCGAGATGGCCGTGTTCGTCAACGGCAACCTGCTTGTGTCGGCCGGCACGGTGCGCACGCTCGAGACCGTCGTCAACGCCGACGGGCTGTACGACGTGTGCTGGGCCGACACGGGTGAGAACGTGTCGCTCAGCAGTGGCGAGCTCGAGGGTCTGCTCGATGCGCGCGACACGACGATCCCGGCCTACGTCGCGCGCCTCGATGCGCTGGCGGCCCAGATCATCAAGGAGGTCAACCGGCTCCACAGCCAGGGCAACGGCCTTGATCGCTACACGACGGCCACGACCGGGAACGCCGTCGACGATGCAGACGCCGCGCTCAGCGCCGCGGCCGGCCTTGTGTTCGAAGACCAGATCCAGACGGGCAGCTTCTGGCTTGCCGTCTACGACGCCAACGGTGCCCTGCTCGACGAGCAGGAAATCTCGATCACCGCCGGCGCCTCGACACTGAGCACCGTGGCGGCCGAAGTGAATGCCGACTTCCTCGCCGGCGGCACCCTCCAAACGAGCGTCTCGAACGGGCAACTGACCATCGAGCTGGGCGCCGGCGCGCCGGCGGGTGCGTCGTTCTCGTTCGTCAAGAGCGATGGCACGGGCGACACGAGCAACGCTCTCATGGCGCTTGGGCTCAACACGTTCTTTGCCGGCGAGGACAGTCAGACCATCAGCATCGCCACGGAGATCGAGGCGAACCCGAACCTTGTCGCGACGGCGGACTCGACTGCCCCAGGCAACAACACAATTGCCACGGCGATCGCCAACCTGCGCAACCAGGCCTTCACGATCGGCACCGACGCGTCAGCATGCACCTTTGGCGAGTACTACGAGATGACCATGTCGACGCTCGCTGTCGAGAGCTCGCGCGAAGGCAGCCTGCTGACGAACCAGGAGAACGTTGTCAACGCCTTCAAGCAGCAGCGCGAGGCGTACTCGGGTGTCAACCTCGACGAGGAACTGGCACATCTTATTGCCGTCGAGCACGCCTACACCGCCTCGGCTCGCTACATCAGCACCATCGACCAGATGCTCGACACGCTGCTCAGCATCGCCTGA
- a CDS encoding HDOD domain-containing protein codes for MHIDQLVDQIDQVPVMAPVHARLVRMIQASDVSAKELSEAISGDPSLTAHVLRLVNSAVYGFPRQVGTVSQAVLLLGFDAIAQQVLGHARRALMEPAERAGPLDFRAFWQHSVAVAAGARILARRVAHRNEEALFVAGLLHDIGRVLLAQYMPDALERAMERAWRLRLSLYDAERQTIGFTHCRLGERMAMRWDLPDLVVDAVAFHHEPDVTERHSLETRIIEAADILAKAMSLGSSGNDRVTSIPARTREMLDLDADEIEPLMEAVRTAFYEVSAYVLGVLKNDDSSIDAEKAKNEVKQPAETADALPGQ; via the coding sequence ATGCACATCGATCAGCTCGTTGACCAGATCGACCAGGTCCCGGTCATGGCGCCCGTGCATGCACGGCTTGTGCGCATGATCCAGGCTTCCGATGTGTCCGCCAAGGAGCTGAGCGAGGCGATCTCGGGCGACCCGTCGCTGACCGCGCACGTGCTACGGCTAGTCAATTCCGCCGTCTATGGGTTTCCCAGGCAGGTGGGCACCGTCTCTCAGGCCGTGCTCCTGCTGGGATTCGACGCGATCGCCCAGCAGGTGCTCGGCCACGCCCGCCGCGCGCTCATGGAGCCGGCCGAGCGGGCTGGGCCGCTCGATTTCCGCGCGTTCTGGCAGCACTCAGTCGCCGTGGCGGCGGGCGCGCGCATCCTGGCGCGGCGCGTCGCGCACCGTAACGAGGAAGCGCTGTTCGTCGCCGGACTGCTGCACGACATCGGCCGCGTGCTGCTTGCGCAGTACATGCCCGACGCCCTCGAACGGGCCATGGAACGCGCCTGGCGGCTGCGCCTCTCGCTCTACGACGCCGAACGCCAGACGATCGGCTTCACCCATTGCCGGCTCGGCGAGCGCATGGCGATGCGCTGGGACCTGCCCGACCTGGTTGTCGACGCCGTGGCGTTCCACCACGAGCCGGACGTGACCGAACGCCACAGCTTGGAGACCCGCATTATCGAGGCCGCCGACATCCTCGCCAAGGCGATGAGCCTTGGATCGAGCGGCAATGACCGCGTCACATCCATCCCGGCGCGGACGCGTGAGATGCTCGATCTCGACGCCGACGAGATCGAGCCGCTCATGGAGGCGGTGCGGACCGCCTTCTACGAGGTGTCCGCCTATGTTCTCGGCGTGCTGAAGAACGACGACAGCTCGATCGACGCTGAAAAAGCGAAAAACGAAGTAAAGCAACCGGCAGAAACTGCCGATGCTCTTCCTGGTCAATAG
- a CDS encoding flagellar biosynthesis anti-sigma factor FlgM, translating to MDVKKVSDSVQLSEQLKQLSGQKPEGKEAKQAVTADRAAGGDTVAISAQAQEKAQIARYVRIVKEMADIRLDKVEEAKRKLAASEYDRPEVAERIADSMLEQ from the coding sequence ATGGATGTCAAGAAGGTAAGCGACTCTGTCCAGCTCAGCGAGCAGCTCAAGCAGCTGAGCGGACAGAAGCCCGAGGGCAAGGAGGCGAAGCAGGCTGTCACAGCCGACAGGGCAGCCGGAGGCGACACCGTCGCCATTTCGGCTCAAGCCCAGGAGAAGGCCCAGATTGCCCGCTACGTCCGGATCGTGAAGGAAATGGCGGACATTCGCCTCGACAAAGTCGAAGAGGCGAAACGCAAGCTCGCCGCCAGCGAGTACGACCGTCCGGAAGTGGCCGAACGAATCGCCGATAGCATGCTCGAGCAGTAG
- the flgA gene encoding flagellar basal body P-ring formation protein FlgA, giving the protein MKPLMQIAIALLVILLTTAALAQTPVTVRLKDVAEVKGETVTIADLAQVDAAMPEVVKLVSGVTVAEAPQINESIRLSAADVRAALGDLPLDMSRIAIEGPEWVYVSRSGQRIAPEDLKRAVHDYVAEQTGLPDDDLILEFVRVPRSFAAPVGEVEYSVVPVGNSRLAGYLAFSVAVRIDGVEATTERVSVKIRLFRPVVVLERRAGQNEVITAEHVKIERREVTGTVGGYFMAIEDVAGKRATRSLSAGMLLTDVMVGEPLAVRRNNYVTIRARKGAVRVRTKGIALADACVGERVDVMNKDSKKVVHAHVVAPNEVELEL; this is encoded by the coding sequence ATGAAGCCGCTCATGCAGATAGCCATCGCGTTGCTCGTGATCCTGCTCACCACTGCCGCGCTGGCGCAGACGCCGGTGACGGTGCGGCTCAAGGACGTTGCTGAGGTCAAGGGCGAGACGGTGACCATTGCCGACCTAGCCCAGGTGGACGCCGCCATGCCCGAGGTGGTCAAGCTTGTCTCCGGCGTCACCGTGGCCGAGGCGCCGCAGATCAACGAGAGCATCAGACTCTCGGCGGCCGATGTGCGCGCGGCGCTCGGCGACCTGCCGCTTGACATGAGCCGGATCGCCATCGAAGGCCCCGAGTGGGTGTACGTGTCGCGCTCGGGGCAGCGGATCGCGCCGGAGGATCTCAAGCGCGCCGTGCACGACTACGTCGCCGAGCAGACGGGGTTGCCGGATGACGATCTCATCCTCGAGTTCGTGCGCGTACCCCGGTCATTCGCGGCACCCGTCGGCGAGGTTGAGTACAGCGTCGTGCCGGTGGGCAATTCGCGTCTTGCCGGCTACCTGGCCTTCTCAGTGGCGGTACGCATCGATGGTGTCGAGGCAACCACCGAGCGCGTGTCGGTCAAGATCCGGTTGTTTCGGCCCGTTGTCGTGCTCGAGCGGCGCGCGGGCCAGAACGAAGTGATCACAGCCGAGCACGTCAAGATCGAGCGTCGCGAAGTCACCGGAACAGTCGGCGGCTATTTCATGGCCATCGAGGATGTCGCAGGCAAGCGGGCGACGCGCTCGCTCAGCGCAGGCATGCTGCTCACCGACGTGATGGTCGGTGAGCCGCTTGCCGTACGGCGCAACAACTACGTGACGATTCGGGCCCGCAAGGGCGCCGTCCGCGTGCGCACCAAGGGGATTGCGCTCGCCGACGCCTGTGTGGGCGAGCGGGTCGATGTCATGAACAAGGACTCGAAGAAGGTCGTTCACGCACATGTCGTTGCGCCGAACGAGGTTGAGCTCGAGCTGTAG
- a CDS encoding flagellar basal body L-ring protein FlgH, whose product MKTKLIPAAIVLGAGVFMFGLASSANAASLFEKRVRDSLIADRKANAVGDLVTIVIQETSKASTDASTERTKESKTDAAITTFLFPSDKRLVKDGEKPAFAWDSSRESSGAGKSSASTTLETRVTARVIDVQPNGNMLIEATREVEIYGSSVKVVLTGLVRPDDVAADNTVESTLIADAKITYQGPLVEVMKRGWLERVMDFLNIF is encoded by the coding sequence ATGAAAACGAAACTGATACCTGCGGCTATCGTGCTTGGCGCGGGGGTGTTCATGTTCGGTCTTGCCTCGAGTGCGAATGCAGCCAGCCTTTTCGAGAAGCGCGTACGCGACTCGCTCATCGCCGATCGCAAAGCGAACGCCGTCGGCGATCTGGTCACGATCGTCATCCAGGAGACGAGCAAGGCGTCGACCGACGCCTCGACCGAGCGCACGAAGGAGTCGAAGACCGACGCGGCGATCACAACGTTTCTTTTCCCGAGCGACAAGCGCCTGGTCAAAGACGGTGAAAAGCCGGCGTTCGCCTGGGACAGCTCGCGCGAGTCGAGCGGCGCCGGCAAGAGCAGCGCCTCGACGACGCTCGAGACGCGCGTCACCGCGCGGGTGATCGACGTGCAGCCGAACGGCAACATGCTCATCGAAGCCACGCGCGAGGTCGAGATCTACGGCTCGTCAGTCAAGGTGGTGCTCACCGGCCTGGTGCGCCCTGACGACGTCGCGGCCGACAACACGGTCGAATCAACGCTTATTGCCGACGCGAAGATCACCTACCAGGGCCCCTTGGTCGAGGTGATGAAACGCGGGTGGCTCGAGCGGGTGATGGATTTCCTCAACATCTTCTGA
- a CDS encoding rod-binding protein, producing the protein MTNGVSTSTIAFMPALDRAALTARAESPQAAAVRIPKLLAACESFEAVFLSKLMRVMREGEPKDTLFGGSMAEGIYREMLDDQFADEMAKSGSTGIGRILYNSLEELELLAQAQRAGQAGAVPPEAGDRHVVMDADVPTEALNDNGARRMSP; encoded by the coding sequence GTGACCAACGGTGTATCGACATCGACCATCGCCTTCATGCCGGCGCTCGACCGCGCCGCGCTCACCGCGCGCGCCGAGAGCCCGCAGGCTGCCGCGGTGCGCATCCCCAAGCTTCTGGCGGCATGCGAGAGCTTCGAGGCCGTGTTCCTCTCGAAGCTCATGCGCGTCATGCGCGAGGGCGAGCCCAAGGACACGCTCTTTGGCGGCTCGATGGCCGAGGGCATCTACCGCGAGATGCTCGACGACCAGTTCGCCGACGAGATGGCAAAGTCGGGCAGCACGGGCATCGGCCGGATCCTCTACAACTCGCTCGAAGAGCTCGAGCTGCTCGCGCAGGCCCAGCGAGCTGGCCAAGCCGGTGCCGTCCCGCCGGAGGCCGGCGACCGACACGTGGTCATGGACGCGGACGTGCCCACGGAGGCGCTCAACGACAACGGTGCTCGGAGGATGTCTCCGTGA
- a CDS encoding flagellar protein FlgN produces the protein MNELVEELSCVLEREIGCYEELIESARAEQQALVRGKLQELKLALEAQELLIGSTKALDDTRRQIARTLAQRLGVGDRDVTLTRLIELGYDDDTGRIAALRDRVRDVVIQLERLNAGNAQLINSSIDFINQTMWVLLQPRQPKGTYTPVGGTGTPVRDRALVDRLG, from the coding sequence GTGAACGAATTGGTCGAAGAACTCTCCTGCGTGCTCGAGCGCGAGATCGGCTGCTACGAGGAACTCATCGAGTCGGCGCGCGCCGAGCAACAGGCGCTGGTGCGCGGCAAGCTCCAGGAGCTCAAACTCGCCCTCGAAGCTCAGGAACTGCTCATCGGAAGCACGAAAGCGCTCGATGACACGCGCCGCCAGATCGCCCGCACGCTCGCGCAGCGCCTCGGCGTTGGCGACCGTGACGTGACGCTCACGCGCCTGATCGAGCTCGGGTACGACGACGACACCGGACGCATCGCCGCGCTGCGCGACCGAGTGCGCGATGTTGTGATCCAGCTCGAGCGACTCAACGCCGGCAACGCGCAGCTCATCAACAGCTCGATCGACTTCATCAATCAGACCATGTGGGTGCTGCTCCAACCGCGCCAGCCCAAGGGCACCTACACGCCTGTGGGCGGTACGGGGACGCCGGTGCGGGACCGGGCACTCGTGGACCGTCTCGGTTAG
- a CDS encoding flagellar basal body P-ring protein FlgI, whose translation MKRLVIILVALGVLAPVGASASRVRIKDFADFNGVRDNQLVGVGLVTGLQGTGDKTGTKFTTEAVENLLKHYGINLPRETSKTKNNAVVVILATVPPFAKPGTRIDASIHALGDATSLEGGSLIQADLRGIDGQIYGLAQGPVSVGGFLAGGGGIGGSTVAKGQTASGRLPNGVIIEQQIPTEFTDGRTLYLTLRRPDMTNAARLADEISRRFRDSAYAVDGATVEITIPKQYRHDREVIAFMSLVEQLTLEPDEAAIIIVSERTGTIIAGDEATVAAADITHGSITVTVDSVPQVSQPQAPFTDSITVFFEKLFTKVEEQPGSSLRLEDGAKVGDIVRVLNEMGVPPRDIIMILQALKEAGKIQAQLQII comes from the coding sequence ATGAAGCGCCTCGTCATCATCCTGGTCGCGTTGGGAGTCCTGGCACCGGTGGGGGCCTCGGCGAGCCGGGTCCGCATCAAGGACTTCGCCGACTTCAACGGCGTGCGCGACAACCAGCTCGTTGGCGTCGGCCTCGTCACCGGCCTCCAGGGCACGGGCGACAAGACCGGCACGAAGTTCACGACTGAAGCGGTCGAGAACCTTCTCAAGCACTACGGCATCAACCTGCCGCGAGAGACGAGCAAGACGAAGAACAACGCCGTGGTTGTTATTCTTGCCACCGTGCCTCCGTTCGCGAAGCCCGGCACCCGCATCGACGCCTCGATCCATGCGCTCGGTGACGCGACGAGCCTCGAGGGCGGCTCGCTCATCCAGGCCGACCTGCGCGGCATCGACGGGCAGATCTACGGGCTCGCACAAGGCCCGGTGTCGGTTGGCGGTTTTCTTGCCGGGGGGGGCGGCATCGGCGGCAGCACGGTGGCGAAGGGCCAGACCGCCTCGGGCCGGCTCCCCAACGGCGTAATCATCGAGCAGCAGATCCCGACCGAGTTCACCGACGGTCGCACGCTTTACCTGACGTTGCGCCGGCCGGACATGACCAACGCGGCGCGGCTCGCCGACGAGATCAGCCGCCGGTTCAGAGACTCCGCCTATGCCGTGGACGGTGCGACCGTCGAGATCACGATACCTAAGCAGTACCGCCACGACAGAGAGGTTATCGCGTTCATGTCACTTGTCGAGCAGCTGACCCTCGAGCCCGACGAGGCGGCCATCATCATCGTGAGCGAGCGCACGGGCACCATCATCGCCGGCGACGAGGCGACCGTGGCCGCCGCCGACATCACGCACGGCTCGATCACGGTGACCGTCGACTCGGTGCCCCAGGTCTCGCAACCCCAGGCGCCATTTACCGACTCGATCACGGTGTTCTTCGAGAAGCTCTTTACCAAGGTTGAAGAGCAGCCGGGCTCGAGTCTCCGGCTCGAGGACGGCGCCAAGGTGGGCGACATCGTGCGCGTGCTCAACGAAATGGGTGTGCCGCCACGCGACATCATCATGATCCTGCAGGCGCTCAAAGAAGCCGGCAAGATCCAGGCGCAGTTGCAGATCATCTAG
- the flgG gene encoding flagellar basal-body rod protein FlgG — protein MMRALYTAATGMAAQQMNVDTIANNLANVNTTGFKKSRVDFQDLLYQQIRMAGGASSDSTQIPTGISIGLGVRPAATQKMFTPGTPKLTEQPLDVRVDGDGFFQVQLPDGSTGYTRDGAFKLDDQRRVVTSDGYVLDPSITIPENVPYEHISIAPDGTVQARVAGENTATEVGQITLATFVNQAGLTSLGGNLYVTSPASGEATVGNPASEGRGSLVQGMLEMSNVSVIDEMVDLITAQRAYDVNSKSIQTSDEMLGLANSLKR, from the coding sequence ATGATGCGAGCACTCTACACCGCGGCGACCGGCATGGCCGCGCAGCAGATGAACGTTGATACGATCGCCAACAACCTGGCGAACGTCAACACGACCGGCTTCAAGAAGTCCCGCGTCGATTTCCAGGACCTGCTCTACCAGCAGATCCGTATGGCGGGCGGCGCCTCATCGGACTCGACGCAGATCCCCACGGGCATCAGCATCGGTCTCGGCGTGCGGCCGGCGGCGACGCAGAAGATGTTCACGCCGGGGACGCCCAAGCTCACCGAGCAACCGCTCGACGTCCGCGTCGACGGCGACGGCTTCTTCCAGGTGCAGCTCCCGGATGGCTCTACGGGTTACACGCGCGACGGCGCGTTCAAGCTCGATGACCAGCGTCGCGTGGTGACCAGCGACGGCTACGTGCTCGATCCCAGCATCACGATCCCGGAGAACGTCCCCTACGAACACATAAGCATCGCGCCCGACGGCACCGTGCAGGCGCGTGTTGCGGGCGAGAACACGGCAACCGAGGTAGGCCAGATCACGTTGGCGACGTTCGTCAATCAAGCCGGGCTGACATCCCTCGGGGGCAACCTCTACGTGACCTCGCCAGCCTCGGGTGAGGCCACCGTCGGCAATCCAGCTTCAGAGGGGCGCGGTTCGCTTGTGCAGGGCATGCTCGAGATGTCCAACGTCTCTGTGATCGACGAGATGGTCGATCTGATCACAGCGCAGCGTGCCTACGATGTCAACTCGAAGTCGATCCAGACCAGCGACGAGATGCTTGGTCTGGCCAACAGCCTGAAGAGGTAA
- the iolB gene encoding 5-deoxy-glucuronate isomerase: protein MGEKQPSFLVRKPFGPGYIDVIEPGFAGLRQLSLGVLTLREGTQYASETGDREAGLVVLGGRCRVEVGDAAFPEVGDRSDVFSGKAHAVYMPPRTGFSVMALTDMQAALCWCRADARGVGSPGAPAVIGPPAVRVKAVGRDNWSRTVYDIFHENVNAQYLVLGETMNPPGNWSSAPPHKHDVHNPPAEVAMEEIYLFKLKPAQGFGIQRMYDGETFDMAYTLKDGDAVAIPRGYHPVVAGPGYRLYYLWFLAGRGRELYPRTDPDHAWLLRED, encoded by the coding sequence ATGGGGGAGAAGCAGCCGTCGTTCCTCGTTCGCAAGCCGTTCGGGCCTGGCTACATAGACGTCATTGAGCCGGGCTTTGCCGGGCTGAGGCAGCTCAGCTTGGGCGTCCTGACGCTCAGAGAAGGCACGCAATATGCTTCCGAAACCGGTGACAGGGAAGCAGGCCTTGTTGTGCTCGGAGGCCGGTGCCGGGTTGAAGTCGGCGACGCCGCGTTCCCGGAGGTCGGGGACCGTTCCGACGTCTTCTCCGGCAAGGCGCATGCCGTCTATATGCCGCCCCGAACGGGGTTCAGCGTGATGGCGCTCACCGACATGCAGGCGGCCCTGTGTTGGTGCCGGGCCGACGCCCGGGGTGTCGGAAGCCCAGGCGCCCCAGCGGTCATAGGGCCGCCCGCCGTACGCGTCAAGGCGGTCGGGCGCGACAACTGGAGCCGAACGGTCTATGACATCTTCCACGAGAACGTGAACGCCCAGTACCTCGTGCTCGGCGAGACGATGAACCCGCCGGGCAACTGGTCGAGTGCGCCGCCGCACAAGCACGACGTGCACAACCCGCCGGCCGAGGTGGCAATGGAGGAAATCTACCTCTTTAAGCTCAAACCGGCCCAGGGCTTCGGCATCCAGCGCATGTACGATGGCGAGACGTTTGACATGGCCTATACGCTCAAGGACGGCGACGCGGTGGCGATCCCTCGCGGCTACCACCCCGTCGTCGCAGGACCCGGCTACAGACTCTACTACCTGTGGTTCCTGGCGGGGCGCGGGCGCGAGCTCTACCCGCGGACCGATCCGGACCACGCCTGGTTGTTGCGGGAAGACTGA
- the flgF gene encoding flagellar basal-body rod protein FlgF gives MISGFYAVGGAMRTYADRNDIIANNLANASTPGFKKESVHVEPFDVLFARVTQPVGDSEGLVQPPLGRLRAEVITVHTQGPLRETGGAFDLAIDGDGFFRVRSPEGTRYTRDGSFHLDAGGRLVTADGYGLLGDGGAPITISTAEGGDVAIAPDGTISINGARSGRITLADFEQPYPLRKAGQNLYETTSEDAVELTVSSPIVQGSIEMSNVNVVEEMVGLIGNYRDYEMAQKMARLQDDTLSDAIRTVGAAR, from the coding sequence ATGATTTCCGGGTTCTATGCGGTCGGAGGTGCGATGCGCACCTATGCGGACCGCAACGATATCATCGCCAACAACCTCGCCAACGCCTCCACACCCGGGTTCAAGAAGGAGAGCGTCCATGTCGAGCCGTTCGACGTGCTCTTCGCTCGAGTCACCCAGCCGGTGGGCGATAGCGAGGGTCTCGTGCAGCCGCCCTTGGGCCGGCTGCGTGCCGAGGTGATCACGGTCCACACCCAGGGGCCGCTACGGGAGACAGGTGGGGCGTTCGACCTTGCCATCGACGGCGACGGTTTCTTCCGCGTCCGCAGCCCAGAGGGCACGCGTTACACGCGCGACGGCTCATTCCACCTTGATGCCGGGGGACGCCTTGTGACCGCCGACGGATACGGACTGCTCGGCGACGGCGGCGCGCCCATCACCATCAGCACTGCCGAAGGCGGCGATGTTGCGATTGCCCCAGACGGCACGATCAGTATCAACGGCGCGCGCTCGGGCCGAATCACGCTTGCCGATTTCGAACAGCCCTACCCGCTACGCAAGGCGGGCCAGAACCTCTACGAAACCACGAGCGAGGACGCGGTCGAGCTGACCGTCTCGAGCCCCATCGTCCAGGGCTCGATCGAGATGTCCAACGTGAACGTCGTCGAGGAGATGGTGGGACTGATTGGCAACTACCGTGACTACGAGATGGCGCAGAAAATGGCCCGGCTGCAGGATGACACGCTGAGCGACGCGATCCGAACCGTCGGGGCCGCGCGATAG